One stretch of Desulfovibrio sp. TomC DNA includes these proteins:
- a CDS encoding alpha-hydroxy-acid oxidizing protein — MDLSTLRKTAREELKGYCRVCPVCNGRACAGEAPGMGGMGTGSAFTVNLEALARVRLVMRTLHNVKEADTGLTLFGRSLSMPILAAPLTGVVYNMGGRLTEAEFIRRMIDGAVAAGTLGCCGDGADPTMFDSGLAAITAQDGHGIPFIKPRGQEAVLALLARATQAGAAAVGMDVDGAGLAVMALKGQPVSPKTPDELRACVAATPLPFIVKGIMTPDEAEIAFAAGAAAIVVSNHGGRVLDHTPGAAEVLPGIARAVKGKGVILVDGGVRSGADVLKYLALGADAVLVGRPLVVGAFGGGAEGVAFLLKKMQAELKAAMLLTGTASVGQVSSTIVSLHP; from the coding sequence AAGGGATACTGCCGGGTGTGTCCGGTGTGCAATGGCCGGGCTTGTGCCGGAGAAGCTCCGGGCATGGGCGGCATGGGGACTGGTTCGGCCTTCACGGTCAATCTGGAGGCGCTTGCCCGGGTCCGTCTGGTCATGCGCACCCTGCACAACGTCAAGGAGGCGGACACGGGCCTGACGCTGTTTGGCCGCAGCCTGTCCATGCCTATATTGGCAGCCCCCCTGACCGGTGTGGTCTATAATATGGGTGGTCGACTGACCGAGGCGGAATTCATTCGGCGCATGATCGACGGCGCGGTTGCGGCCGGCACGCTCGGCTGTTGCGGTGATGGGGCTGATCCAACCATGTTCGACAGTGGATTGGCGGCCATCACCGCCCAGGACGGGCACGGCATTCCCTTTATCAAGCCGCGTGGCCAGGAGGCTGTGCTGGCGCTGTTGGCCCGGGCCACCCAGGCCGGGGCGGCGGCTGTGGGCATGGATGTGGATGGCGCCGGGCTGGCCGTCATGGCGCTCAAGGGGCAGCCCGTGTCGCCGAAAACGCCGGATGAACTGCGGGCTTGCGTTGCCGCCACGCCGCTGCCGTTTATCGTCAAAGGGATCATGACGCCGGATGAAGCGGAAATAGCCTTTGCGGCCGGAGCTGCCGCCATCGTGGTCTCCAACCACGGCGGCCGTGTGCTCGACCACACCCCGGGAGCCGCCGAGGTCTTGCCGGGCATTGCCCGTGCGGTCAAAGGCAAGGGGGTGATTCTGGTCGACGGCGGGGTGCGCTCTGGAGCGGATGTCCTCAAATATCTGGCCCTTGGGGCCGATGCGGTGCTGGTTGGCCGACCTCTGGTCGTTGGGGCTTTTGGCGGCGGGGCCGAGGGCGTGGCCTTTTTACTGAAAAAAATGCAGGCCGAACTCAAGGCCGCCATGTTGCTCACCGGCACGGCCTCGGTCGGCCAAGTTTCCTCGACCATCGTCTCGCTGCATCCCTGA
- a CDS encoding CHASE4 domain-containing protein, producing MGLRYQTFRIISMTIALTVVGLYLVSRFFFLSNIVEMERKLVANDVERAQNALTISVNRIGLLTTDWATWDEAFRFMAEGGQEFLDSNLTRETFIKQRLAFIGLFDLKGQLAGGRYFDADAAAFVAIPKDILALFTPGGGLLAEAASDTGHQGVIMVGGRPLLLAALPVLNSEHQGPARGTLVMGSWLDAATVQELAAATVLDLGVLPLDGPGLPVASTAEAIEILPPAEDAATCVGLGLVRDIFQQPAFWVSVTADRDFFVQGLGLIHSSLGLFALAGVVLFLVLLLFLEHRILRPLHHISALSGRIAKGESALRLHLPNNDELTSLALDLNVMLDRLDGAKRSLVASENRYRTLFLGIGAPTVLVGPDSCIELANPAFIRLAGVPREELEGLRHWTDFCPDMTAALSAGLTGRPEGAATALQTRFVRNNGEHRFVLLTLASLDGGTASIVSLVDNTPAKQAEQALAALTRDLEARVAARTEEAKTKALELETANQRLLELDRIKSAILSSVSHELRTPLTSIRGFTNIIERDLELLVGATSALDLGGHPRIRRIRNNLHIINEENQRLTELINDFLDLSKIESGKMEWRDSAVDALELAKRAERATAALFADGPVVLTVEVDPATPTLFADFDRMVQVSINLLANARKFTELGYVRLRIAPDAAGDWCMRVEDTGRGIAPDDLERIFDNFTQAATNSQEAEIGGTGLGLSICRTIVTHYGGRIWAESKPGQGSVFSVSIPRKQLFADPLIQPGDTG from the coding sequence ATGGGTTTGCGCTACCAGACATTTCGCATCATCAGTATGACAATTGCCCTGACTGTTGTCGGTCTGTATCTGGTTTCCAGATTCTTTTTTCTTTCCAATATTGTCGAAATGGAACGAAAATTGGTGGCCAATGATGTCGAACGCGCTCAGAATGCCTTAACCATCAGTGTCAATCGCATTGGACTGCTGACGACAGACTGGGCCACCTGGGACGAAGCCTTCCGCTTCATGGCTGAGGGCGGCCAGGAGTTTCTGGATTCCAATCTGACCCGGGAAACCTTCATCAAGCAACGCCTGGCTTTTATCGGGCTGTTCGATCTCAAGGGGCAATTGGCTGGCGGCCGGTATTTCGATGCCGACGCCGCTGCCTTTGTCGCCATTCCCAAGGACATCTTGGCCCTTTTTACCCCGGGCGGCGGGCTTTTGGCCGAGGCTGCAAGCGATACGGGGCACCAGGGCGTGATCATGGTCGGGGGGCGGCCCCTGCTTCTGGCTGCCCTGCCGGTGCTCAACAGTGAACACCAAGGCCCGGCCCGGGGAACCCTGGTCATGGGGAGCTGGCTGGATGCGGCCACAGTGCAGGAGCTTGCCGCTGCAACCGTCCTGGATCTGGGTGTCCTCCCCCTCGACGGGCCTGGACTGCCTGTCGCGTCCACAGCCGAGGCGATAGAAATCCTGCCGCCGGCAGAAGATGCCGCCACCTGTGTCGGGCTTGGGTTGGTGCGTGATATCTTTCAGCAACCAGCCTTCTGGGTGTCCGTGACCGCCGATCGGGATTTTTTCGTCCAGGGACTCGGACTCATCCATTCCAGCCTTGGACTGTTTGCCTTGGCCGGCGTCGTCCTCTTTCTGGTGCTGCTGCTGTTTCTCGAACACCGTATTCTGCGCCCTTTGCATCATATCAGCGCACTTTCCGGACGCATTGCCAAGGGCGAATCGGCGCTTCGCCTCCATCTGCCTAACAACGATGAGCTCACAAGTCTGGCTTTGGATCTAAACGTCATGCTCGACAGGCTAGACGGGGCCAAACGGTCGCTTGTCGCTTCAGAAAACCGCTACAGGACCCTGTTTCTGGGCATCGGTGCGCCGACGGTTCTGGTTGGTCCTGACAGCTGCATTGAATTGGCCAATCCGGCCTTCATCCGACTGGCCGGGGTTCCCCGGGAAGAGCTTGAAGGCCTGCGCCATTGGACCGACTTCTGTCCGGACATGACGGCAGCCCTCTCGGCTGGCCTAACGGGACGACCCGAGGGCGCCGCCACTGCCCTGCAGACCCGGTTTGTGCGCAACAACGGCGAGCACCGCTTCGTCCTGCTGACGTTGGCCAGTCTGGACGGCGGCACGGCTTCCATCGTCTCGCTTGTCGACAATACTCCGGCCAAACAGGCTGAGCAGGCCCTGGCCGCTTTGACCCGGGATCTTGAGGCCCGGGTGGCGGCGCGTACCGAAGAGGCCAAGACCAAGGCCTTGGAACTCGAGACGGCCAATCAGCGGCTCCTTGAGCTTGATCGGATCAAGTCCGCCATCCTGTCTTCGGTGTCCCACGAATTGCGGACGCCGCTGACTTCCATCCGAGGTTTCACCAACATTATTGAGCGGGACCTGGAACTCTTGGTGGGGGCCACCAGTGCATTGGATCTGGGAGGCCATCCCCGAATCCGGCGTATCCGAAACAATCTGCACATTATAAACGAGGAAAATCAGCGTCTGACTGAACTGATCAATGATTTTTTGGACCTGTCCAAGATCGAATCCGGGAAAATGGAATGGCGCGACAGCGCCGTGGACGCCCTGGAACTGGCCAAGCGCGCCGAGCGCGCCACTGCCGCGCTCTTTGCAGACGGTCCCGTCGTCCTTACGGTCGAGGTTGATCCGGCAACGCCCACCCTTTTTGCCGATTTCGACCGCATGGTGCAGGTGAGCATCAATTTGTTGGCCAATGCCCGCAAGTTTACCGAACTCGGCTACGTCCGGCTGCGCATTGCACCTGACGCCGCCGGCGACTGGTGCATGCGGGTCGAAGATACGGGACGCGGCATTGCACCCGATGACCTGGAACGGATTTTTGATAATTTTACCCAGGCCGCGACCAACAGCCAGGAAGCTGAAATCGGCGGCACCGGTCTTGGCTTAAGCATCTGCCGTACCATCGTCACCCATTACGGCGGCCGCATCTGGGCGGAATCGAAGCCGGGCCAGGGCAGCGTCTTTTCCGTGTCCATCCCGCGTAAACAGCTGTTTGCCGATCCTCTGATCCAACCAGGCGACACAGGTTAG
- a CDS encoding amphi-Trp domain-containing protein — translation MGEKSKLFQCDEKMLTYDAAVVLEKIVDGLKQRKLTATGQDGPVCVDLPLVAEMEISFKDKSKPGKSKKKLSIEISWKEGDAPSLDG, via the coding sequence ATGGGTGAGAAATCAAAGTTGTTTCAGTGCGACGAAAAAATGTTGACCTACGACGCTGCGGTGGTGCTGGAAAAAATTGTGGATGGCCTTAAACAGCGCAAACTGACCGCTACGGGCCAGGATGGCCCGGTCTGTGTCGATCTGCCGCTGGTCGCCGAGATGGAAATCAGCTTCAAGGACAAAAGCAAGCCCGGGAAAAGCAAGAAGAAACTCTCCATTGAAATTTCCTGGAAAGAAGGCGACGCCCCCAGCCTTGACGGCTAG
- a CDS encoding cupin domain-containing protein, whose translation MTNQPPYRIADKERILETADARVTVMTLAPGQAIPVHRHSQVTDTTFCLAGIALVQLFDPDEGLRLTTGERAVAPPDRVHRVSNIGTIPCRLLLVQGPGRYDFLSA comes from the coding sequence ATGACCAACCAGCCGCCCTACCGCATTGCCGATAAGGAACGCATCCTGGAAACGGCCGACGCCCGGGTGACGGTGATGACGCTCGCCCCCGGGCAGGCGATCCCGGTCCACCGGCACAGTCAGGTCACGGATACGACCTTCTGTCTGGCCGGCATTGCCTTGGTGCAGCTGTTTGATCCGGACGAAGGTTTGCGCTTGACTACCGGCGAACGGGCCGTGGCGCCTCCAGACCGTGTCCACCGCGTGTCCAATATCGGCACGATTCCCTGTCGCCTGCTGCTGGTGCAGGGGCCGGGCCGCTACGACTTTCTGTCGGCCTGA
- a CDS encoding GDSL-type esterase/lipase family protein has protein sequence MNPALPVLLAMQIVFCGDSITKGWEIYNLFEQPQKVFISGVESSTSADLLKRIEPIARKKPHKLFLMIGINEIAAPDRILTNYEKIITTIQTISPYTLIYVQSILPTRSQSIDNAVILAANARLKALCDRKNGFVRYLDIYDPFLAEDGKLGPNFTEDGIHLTKNAYSLWKKLILSRM, from the coding sequence GTGAACCCCGCCCTCCCAGTCCTTTTGGCCATGCAAATCGTCTTTTGCGGCGACAGCATCACCAAGGGATGGGAAATCTATAATCTTTTCGAACAGCCCCAAAAGGTCTTCATCAGCGGCGTGGAATCCTCCACCAGTGCTGATCTTCTCAAGCGTATCGAGCCAATTGCCCGCAAAAAACCACACAAACTTTTTCTCATGATCGGCATCAACGAAATTGCCGCTCCGGATCGCATTCTGACCAACTATGAAAAGATCATAACCACCATCCAGACCATCTCGCCCTACACACTCATCTATGTGCAAAGTATCCTGCCAACCCGCAGCCAATCCATCGACAATGCCGTCATCCTGGCCGCCAACGCCCGGCTCAAAGCCCTCTGCGACCGGAAAAACGGCTTTGTGCGCTACCTCGACATCTATGATCCGTTCCTGGCCGAAGACGGCAAACTCGGCCCCAATTTCACCGAAGACGGTATCCATCTGACCAAAAACGCCTATTCCCTCTGGAAAAAACTCATCCTCAGCCGGATGTAA
- the lysA gene encoding diaminopimelate decarboxylase, with product MHHFEYRGDELYAEDVPVSTLVAAYGTPLYVYSAATLRRHFTAFDSAFAGLPHLTCYSVKANSNLSVLKTLAAQGAGMDIVSGGELYRALAAGVDPAKIVYSGVGKRAVEIEAALNAGILMFNVESTGELERISAIAERLGKTAKVSIRINPDVDPKTHPYISTGLKKNKFGLDIEHSLAAYAKARDLPGVTPVGIDCHIGSQLTSIAPFLEALDKILAFREKLTAMGIETTYLDLGGGLGIQYNEEEPPHPREFGQALTKALGDLPITLILEPGRVIVGNAGILVTEAVYTKKTPSKDFIIVDAGMNDLIRPSLYDSYHAIREVRPAHRPELNVDVVGPICESGDFLARDRNLPAVAPGELLAVYSAGAYGFTMSSNYNSRPRAAEILVDGDQVIVARRRESYDDLIALER from the coding sequence ATGCATCATTTCGAGTACCGGGGCGACGAACTGTACGCCGAAGACGTACCTGTCTCGACCCTTGTCGCCGCCTACGGCACCCCGCTTTACGTCTACAGCGCCGCCACCCTGCGCCGTCATTTCACGGCCTTTGACTCGGCCTTTGCCGGTCTGCCGCATCTCACCTGCTATTCGGTCAAGGCCAATTCCAACCTCTCCGTGCTCAAAACCCTGGCCGCCCAGGGCGCAGGCATGGACATTGTCTCGGGCGGCGAATTGTACCGCGCCCTGGCCGCCGGCGTGGACCCCGCCAAGATCGTCTATTCGGGCGTGGGCAAGCGGGCCGTTGAAATCGAAGCGGCGCTCAATGCCGGCATCCTCATGTTCAACGTGGAATCCACCGGCGAACTCGAACGCATAAGCGCCATTGCCGAACGCCTGGGCAAGACCGCCAAGGTGAGCATTCGCATCAACCCCGACGTGGACCCCAAGACCCATCCGTATATTTCCACCGGCCTAAAAAAGAACAAATTCGGCCTGGACATCGAACATTCCCTGGCCGCTTACGCCAAGGCCCGGGACCTGCCGGGCGTGACCCCGGTCGGCATCGACTGCCACATCGGCTCCCAGCTGACTTCCATTGCGCCCTTTCTCGAAGCCCTGGACAAGATCCTGGCCTTCCGGGAAAAGCTCACCGCCATGGGCATCGAGACCACGTACCTCGACCTCGGCGGTGGCCTTGGCATCCAGTACAACGAAGAGGAACCGCCCCACCCCCGCGAATTCGGCCAAGCGCTCACTAAGGCGCTGGGTGATCTGCCCATCACGCTCATCCTCGAACCCGGCCGGGTCATCGTCGGCAATGCCGGCATCCTGGTCACCGAGGCGGTCTACACCAAAAAGACCCCGAGCAAGGATTTCATCATCGTGGACGCGGGCATGAACGACCTGATCCGCCCCTCGCTCTATGATTCCTACCACGCCATCCGCGAGGTGCGCCCGGCCCATCGTCCCGAACTCAACGTGGACGTGGTCGGTCCCATCTGCGAATCCGGCGATTTCCTGGCCCGCGACCGCAATCTGCCGGCCGTGGCCCCGGGCGAACTGCTGGCTGTGTACTCGGCCGGCGCCTATGGCTTCACCATGTCCTCGAACTACAATTCCCGCCCCCGGGCGGCCGAAATTCTGGTGGACGGCGATCAGGTCATCGTGGCCCGCCGGCGCGAGAGCTACGACGATCTCATCGCCCTGGAACGCTGA
- the mutS gene encoding DNA mismatch repair protein MutS yields MTPMLEQYLRAKSEHPDALLFYRMGDFYELFFEDAHTAARELQITLTTRNPGAESPIPMCGVPHHAAEGYLTVLLERGFSVAVCDQIEDPKQAKGLVKRAVTRVLTPGTAVEDGNLKAKEHNFLAALYYDPDERAGGLAWVDCSTGEWSGLFSRDAARLWQWTAKIGPRELLLPDGLAPPRETPLSGVQITRVPLRPHFDFAAGRDKVLSAQSVADLAALDCSDKPQLVRAMGALLTYLSATYMRDLAHLAPFKPVNLGRHMLLDEVTERNLEIFRRLDGRKGQGTLWHVLDRTQTPMGGRMLEIMLRQPWLDLAPIHDTQAVVALFVEDEGLRRESREALTGVYDLERLITRIFLGRAVPRDFTALRQSLVALPRLRTLLAAANAQAPKAATDLLSGWDDLEDVCELLSRALVDSPPVLVTEGGLFRPGYHPELDELLDLAEHGEQKLQELLAQEQADGNLPKLKLGYNRVFGYYFELTKSAGYPPAHFERRQTLANCERYVTPTLKTLEEKILASGEKRKTLEYNLFRELRDHIAALRQRIMDTAARVARFDVWQGLAEAAVIGDWTRPELHTGLAISIRAGRHPVVEAVQGVGNYIPNDVSLDEATKVLLITGPNMAGKSTVLRQTAIIAILAQIGSFVPAGKATIGLVDRVFCRVGASDNLAQGQSTFMVEMMETARILRQAGKRSLVILDEIGRGTATFDGLALAWAVVEELCSRDDGQGVRTLFATHYHELTALEGRLPGLRNFNIAVKEWKGDIIFLRRLLPGPADRSYGVEVARLAGVPRNVVKRARELLEELERSRDPARDGRASRERGQPSLPGLFAVPPAETGPDAPDLPQTAGLLLDELSRLELDRMTPLEALTLLCDWKGRYGGNAC; encoded by the coding sequence GTATCTGCGCGCCAAGTCCGAGCATCCGGACGCGCTGCTGTTTTACCGCATGGGGGATTTCTACGAGTTGTTCTTCGAGGACGCCCATACGGCGGCCCGGGAACTGCAAATCACCCTGACCACGCGCAATCCCGGGGCCGAGTCCCCGATCCCCATGTGCGGCGTGCCCCACCACGCCGCCGAGGGGTATTTGACCGTGCTGCTCGAGCGCGGTTTTTCCGTGGCCGTGTGCGACCAGATCGAAGACCCCAAGCAGGCCAAGGGGCTGGTCAAACGGGCCGTCACCCGCGTGCTCACTCCGGGTACGGCCGTCGAAGACGGCAACCTCAAGGCCAAGGAACACAATTTCCTGGCCGCGCTTTATTACGACCCCGACGAACGGGCCGGCGGGTTGGCCTGGGTCGACTGCTCCACCGGCGAATGGTCCGGGCTCTTTTCCCGCGACGCCGCCCGGTTGTGGCAATGGACGGCCAAGATCGGCCCCCGGGAACTGCTGCTGCCGGACGGCCTTGCGCCGCCGCGGGAAACACCCCTTTCCGGGGTGCAGATCACCCGCGTCCCCCTGCGTCCCCATTTCGATTTCGCCGCCGGCCGCGACAAGGTGCTCTCGGCCCAGTCGGTGGCCGATCTGGCCGCGCTTGACTGCAGCGACAAGCCGCAGTTGGTGCGGGCCATGGGCGCCCTGCTCACCTATTTAAGCGCCACCTACATGCGCGATCTGGCCCATCTGGCCCCGTTTAAACCCGTCAACCTCGGCCGGCACATGCTGCTGGACGAGGTCACGGAGCGCAATCTCGAAATTTTCCGCCGCCTGGACGGTCGCAAGGGGCAAGGCACCTTGTGGCATGTCCTGGACCGCACCCAGACGCCCATGGGCGGCCGGATGCTGGAAATCATGCTGCGCCAGCCCTGGCTTGATCTGGCTCCCATCCACGACACCCAGGCCGTGGTGGCCCTGTTTGTCGAGGACGAGGGCCTGCGTCGGGAGAGCCGCGAGGCCCTGACCGGGGTCTACGACCTGGAGCGGCTCATTACCCGCATCTTTCTCGGCCGGGCCGTGCCGCGCGATTTCACGGCCCTGCGCCAGTCCCTGGTCGCCCTGCCCCGGCTGCGCACACTGCTGGCCGCCGCCAATGCCCAAGCGCCCAAGGCGGCAACCGACCTGCTTTCCGGTTGGGACGATCTCGAAGACGTCTGTGAATTGCTCTCCCGTGCCCTGGTCGATTCCCCGCCGGTGCTGGTGACCGAAGGCGGGCTTTTCCGGCCGGGCTATCATCCCGAACTCGACGAGCTCCTCGATCTGGCCGAACACGGCGAGCAGAAACTCCAGGAACTCCTCGCCCAGGAACAGGCCGACGGCAATCTGCCCAAGCTCAAACTCGGCTACAACAGGGTCTTTGGCTACTATTTCGAGCTGACCAAATCCGCCGGCTACCCCCCGGCCCATTTCGAGCGCCGCCAGACCCTGGCCAACTGCGAACGCTACGTCACACCGACGCTCAAGACCCTCGAAGAAAAGATCCTGGCCTCAGGCGAAAAACGCAAGACGCTGGAATACAATCTGTTCCGGGAACTGCGCGACCATATCGCCGCTCTTCGCCAGCGCATCATGGACACCGCCGCCCGGGTGGCCCGCTTCGACGTCTGGCAGGGGTTGGCCGAGGCGGCCGTCATCGGCGACTGGACCCGGCCGGAACTCCATACGGGGCTGGCCATCAGCATCCGGGCCGGCCGCCATCCCGTGGTCGAGGCGGTCCAGGGCGTTGGCAATTACATCCCAAACGACGTCAGCCTTGATGAAGCCACCAAGGTGCTGTTGATTACCGGTCCCAACATGGCCGGCAAATCCACCGTGCTGCGCCAGACCGCCATCATTGCCATCCTGGCCCAGATCGGTTCCTTCGTGCCGGCGGGCAAGGCGACCATCGGGCTGGTTGACCGGGTCTTTTGCCGGGTCGGGGCCTCGGACAATCTGGCCCAGGGGCAGTCCACCTTCATGGTGGAAATGATGGAAACCGCCCGCATCCTGCGCCAGGCCGGCAAGCGCAGTCTGGTCATCCTCGACGAGATCGGACGCGGCACGGCCACCTTCGACGGGCTGGCCCTGGCCTGGGCCGTTGTCGAGGAGTTGTGCAGCCGCGACGACGGCCAGGGGGTACGGACGCTTTTTGCCACCCATTACCATGAACTGACCGCCCTGGAAGGCCGGCTGCCGGGACTTCGCAACTTCAATATCGCGGTCAAGGAATGGAAGGGCGACATCATTTTCCTGCGCCGCCTGCTCCCTGGTCCGGCCGACCGCAGCTACGGCGTGGAAGTGGCCCGACTGGCCGGCGTGCCGCGCAACGTGGTCAAGCGGGCCAGGGAATTGCTGGAGGAACTGGAACGGAGCCGCGATCCGGCCCGGGACGGCCGAGCCTCGCGGGAACGCGGCCAACCTTCGCTGCCCGGACTTTTCGCCGTGCCGCCGGCCGAAACCGGGCCGGACGCCCCGGACCTGCCGCAAACGGCCGGCCTGCTTCTTGACGAACTGTCGCGCCTCGAACTAGACCGGATGACGCCCCTTGAGGCCCTGACCCTGCTTTGCGACTGGAAAGGCCGCTATGGCGGCAATGCCTGTTAA